One segment of Patescibacteria group bacterium DNA contains the following:
- a CDS encoding ribonuclease HI family protein, whose protein sequence is MDKLTIFTDGGARGNPGPGGIGAVIYDENKKKIAEISEFLGHSTNNQAEYKAVIAAMKKAKELKAEILEFFLDSELVVKQLKREYKVKNP, encoded by the coding sequence ATGGATAAATTAACAATTTTTACAGATGGCGGCGCTCGTGGCAATCCTGGACCGGGCGGGATTGGGGCGGTGATTTATGATGAAAATAAAAAGAAGATAGCGGAGATTTCGGAATTTCTCGGACATTCCACCAACAACCAAGCTGAATATAAAGCGGTAATCGCGGCCATGAAAAAAGCTAAAGAATTAAAAGCGGAAATCTTGGAGTTTTTTTTGGATAGCGAATTGGTAGTTAAACAGCTGAAAAGAGAGTACAAAGTAAAAAATCC
- the recJ gene encoding single-stranded-DNA-specific exonuclease RecJ: protein MGKIWQVLPPISNDFIDLHSEYDRIFLQLLFNRGLKEKREIEEFLNSDFKTIPEPFLFKDMGSAVDLIIEHIKKQSKILVYGDYDADGVTSSALLVEILRILKAPVDVYIPDRVSEGYGLNKKAIEEFAKNNIKLIITVDGGIRDKDEINFTKEKGLDVIVTDHHVAPEKEDLPECLIINPNVKDETYPSKNLAGVGVAYKLAIAIIAKAKLPEEAKEKLREQILDLVAVGTVADCVSLLGENRVLVKEGLKILNKTKRIGLQKLIKKAQISGKLESWNIGFQLGPRLNAAGRMEHANTAFGLLITKDEQEAESLAEKLNEKNIDRQRITEEIMAEIEKQISSEKKEEDYIIIGICPLRKEDESEVWNEGVIGLVAGKLCDKYYRPVLVITEAEDGYKGSGRSIEEFNIVAAVEEAKEFLEKYGGHPAACGFSIASSSLEKFTAKMREVAARELAQINLQPKLKIEAELDLNKIGDELQGNIEKFLPFGQDNPQPRFLTKNAQIKDIMNMGVDGQHVKFRFNGFWAIAFGRSEEWKEFKIGDKVDIVYYIERNEFNGRSEVQMKLVDIKLTINN, encoded by the coding sequence ATGGGAAAGATTTGGCAAGTGCTGCCGCCAATCAGCAACGATTTTATTGATCTGCATTCCGAATACGATCGGATTTTTTTGCAGCTGCTTTTTAACCGCGGCCTTAAGGAAAAAAGAGAAATAGAAGAATTTTTAAATTCCGATTTCAAAACGATTCCGGAGCCTTTTTTGTTTAAAGATATGGGGTCTGCCGTTGATTTGATAATTGAGCATATAAAAAAACAAAGTAAAATTTTGGTTTATGGAGATTATGATGCGGACGGAGTCACTTCCTCCGCTCTCTTGGTGGAAATTTTAAGAATTCTCAAAGCCCCGGTGGATGTTTATATTCCTGACCGAGTAAGCGAAGGATATGGTTTGAATAAAAAAGCAATTGAAGAATTCGCGAAAAACAATATTAAATTAATTATCACCGTGGACGGAGGCATTCGCGATAAAGATGAAATTAATTTTACTAAAGAGAAAGGTTTGGATGTTATTGTCACTGATCATCATGTCGCTCCGGAAAAGGAAGATTTGCCGGAATGTTTGATAATTAATCCCAATGTCAAAGACGAAACCTATCCATCTAAAAATTTAGCCGGTGTCGGAGTGGCTTATAAGCTAGCAATTGCCATAATCGCCAAAGCGAAATTGCCGGAAGAAGCCAAGGAAAAATTAAGAGAGCAAATTCTTGATTTGGTGGCGGTTGGCACGGTGGCGGATTGTGTGAGCCTCTTGGGCGAGAATAGAGTATTAGTAAAAGAGGGTCTCAAAATTTTAAATAAAACCAAGAGAATAGGATTGCAAAAATTAATAAAAAAAGCCCAAATTAGCGGGAAGCTTGAATCTTGGAATATTGGATTTCAGCTCGGCCCTCGCCTCAACGCCGCCGGCCGGATGGAGCATGCCAATACTGCCTTTGGGCTGCTTATAACGAAAGATGAACAAGAAGCAGAAAGCTTAGCTGAGAAACTTAATGAAAAAAATATTGACCGCCAAAGAATTACCGAAGAAATAATGGCCGAAATAGAAAAACAAATTTCTTCTGAGAAAAAAGAAGAAGATTATATAATTATCGGTATTTGCCCTTTGCGCAAAGAAGATGAATCAGAAGTTTGGAATGAAGGCGTGATTGGCCTGGTGGCGGGAAAGCTTTGCGACAAATACTATCGTCCGGTTTTGGTGATTACTGAAGCTGAAGATGGATATAAAGGCTCTGGCCGAAGCATTGAAGAATTTAATATCGTTGCCGCCGTAGAAGAAGCAAAAGAATTTTTGGAAAAATATGGCGGTCATCCGGCAGCTTGCGGTTTTTCTATAGCTTCCTCCAGTTTAGAAAAATTTACTGCCAAAATGCGCGAAGTGGCGGCGAGAGAATTGGCGCAAATTAATCTTCAGCCAAAATTAAAAATAGAAGCGGAATTAGACTTAAATAAAATAGGGGACGAGCTCCAAGGGAATATAGAAAAATTTTTGCCTTTTGGCCAAGACAACCCGCAGCCAAGATTTTTGACAAAAAATGCGCAGATAAAAGATATTATGAATATGGGAGTAGACGGCCAGCATGTGAAATTCAGATTTAATGGTTTTTGGGCGATTGCTTTTGGGCGAAGCGAGGAATGGAAAGAGTTTAAAATCGGCGATAAAGTTGATATAGTTTATTATATAGAAAGAAATGAATTTAATGGTCGGAGTGAAGTGCAGATGAAGCTGGTGGATATCAAATTGACAATTAACAATTGA